One region of Halomicrobium sp. LC1Hm genomic DNA includes:
- a CDS encoding redoxin domain-containing protein has product MLEPGDSAPEFTLPGVHLDRSTEIETFELGDTLASSPVLLNFYVFDFNPACRENVCDLHDLAWFDLDREIGVFGISADGAFSHREFASQEGLEYPLLSDSDGSVAAAYGVAYDEFRGHKNVARRAVFVVDETGTVRYSWSADDPTDQPEWDAIKAAIDDLKTT; this is encoded by the coding sequence ATGCTAGAGCCCGGCGACAGCGCCCCGGAGTTCACGCTCCCGGGGGTCCACCTCGACCGATCGACGGAGATCGAGACGTTCGAACTCGGCGACACACTCGCGTCGTCACCGGTCTTGCTGAACTTCTACGTGTTCGATTTCAACCCCGCGTGTCGGGAGAACGTCTGTGACCTCCACGACCTGGCGTGGTTCGACCTCGATCGGGAGATCGGCGTCTTCGGCATCTCCGCAGACGGCGCGTTCAGCCACCGGGAGTTCGCCAGCCAGGAGGGGCTGGAGTACCCGCTACTCTCGGACAGCGACGGCAGCGTTGCCGCGGCCTATGGCGTCGCGTACGACGAGTTCCGGGGCCACAAGAACGTCGCCAGACGCGCCGTGTTCGTCGTCGACGAGACCGGTACGGTCCGGTACAGCTGGAGCGCGGACGATCCCACCGATCAGCCCGAGTGGGACGCGATCAAGGCCGCGATCGACGATCTCAAGACGACCTGA